The nucleotide window CCATGATCTCTTCTTTCACCCTTCCCAGAGAGTAAGCAATGGCATTAGAGCTTAGGGTGGATGTGATAAAGAATGTGATAGCTATTATTGCTCCGAAGGGTGTCTGTATGTATAAGGCAATGATTGCAGACATGCTGAAACCAATAACGTTTAGGTAAAGCAAACGTTCTGAACGGTTCTGGGCTACCAGTGTGCGCAGTGCCATGAGTACTACTATTATGCCCAATATTTCGATTAACATGATAAGCACCTTAGGTTAACTTGGTATGTCTCCCCATTTTCTCGGCTATTTTCCCTAAAAGACGTGATGCTCCGGGGTGGTATAATCCCTGTATGGTTAAAATAGCCAGGACCATACCCACAATAAAGTATTCGGGTTTAAAACCAATGTAGGAGGTTAAGAATATTATGACAGTAATGGTGAGGGCGCCAGTGGTTCCTGCGTATCCTGGGTCTGCACATAACCGGTTACCAAAGTAAACTAGTACTGCAGCTATTAATCCTCCCTCAGGAGTACCTATGGCGTAACAACCAACTGCTGCCAGTAAAGTCCCGGCGGATGCATCAGGTGAGCACACAATGTTTCCCTGGAAGAATCCTCCTGCCAGATCCCCACCTCTTTCCTTAACTGATCTGCCGATTACATCAGCACCCTTAACTCCGGGTGCTTCTGGAAGTCCCATCCAGGTATCTATCAGGACGAAATTCACCCAGGCGATAACAGCAGCAAGTACTATTCCTAAGATTTCATTCATGGGATTCTTCCTCCTGGTTATCTGATTCCGGTAAGGGTACTACTTTTTCTAAAATAAATTTAGCAAATAGGGCTGTGATGATCCCGGTGATTAATGCCACAATATACCCCTGATAACCTAACTCGTATACCATAGCGTAAAAGCCAATAGCCAATATTGCAGTTGGGAATACTGCACTGATAGTCCAGGATTGCCTCATAGGTCTTTCTGGGAGTAGGGGAAGCCTTAAAACAAGGCTAAGTATCAATGCTGCGGCCAGGGCAATAACATAACTGAACACATTAGCATGAATAATCATGATAAATAGGTGGTCCTCTTTATGTATATAAATGTTGTTACGTGAGCATTATCTTAAAGTTATTAATCACTGGATCTGCATAATTAGGGGTTAAACACTAAATTATTCTGCATAACTGGATAACATTATTTCAATTAACTTATTAAGAATACTTTAATCTTTTTTAATTGTTAATAAATCAATGAAACTGTTATATGTTCCTTTTACTTTATCTTCAACTTGTAAGTATATTAAATTTTTCTCATAGTTTGAATGTAATGATATTGTTCACATAAATGAATCACAGGTGGAATAAAAATAGTATACTACTAATTCCATGGATTTAAGTAATTCTGGTACCTATTTACCGTACTATTCCGGTCATCTAATATATTATTAATTGACAAATAATCCGGACATCTAATTATAATTATTAATTGACAATTAAAATTTTCACTTATTTTTAGATCAAAATATTATTCTTTTCCTGGTTAAAACCAATCATTATAAGTTTGAATCCATTAAAAAAGGTATTCTTCCATATTTTAACTATTAATTTTTCCTTCTCTCAATTCACATAAAAATATATAAATTTATTTATAGTCTGTGAATTTAATGTATTTTTAATATTAGGGGAGGTATTTATTATATGCTGGATAATGATGATTCCAAATTCAAATTAACTAAAGGGATTGTAATTATAATAATAGTTTCTATTCTTGGTATAGGTGCTTTATTTTATATGTACACAATTTATTCTGAGAAAGCACAGTACAGTACACTGCCGGAGATAAGTTCATCGGATCGAATTTTGATTGTATCGCCTCATCCAGATGATGAGTCTTTAGGTACTGGTGGAATAATCAAAAAGGCATTGGAAAAAAATGCTACGGTGGAAGTGGTAATGATGACCACTGGTGATGCCCTGAAATCTGAAGAATTCCAGGCTTATCTTAAAGCAACCAATAATACTGGTTATAAAGGCACAATTGGTGACTTGCGTCATACCGAAGCTATCAATGCAGTAACAGCTCTTGGTTTGAGTTCAAATAACCTGATATTCCTGGGGTATCCTGATGGTTCATTGAAAAACCTGTTGGAAACAAACTGGGATACACCTTATAAGCGGACATCTGGTTCAAATCAGTACGATCATTCTCCTTATAATTTCACTTATGAAAAGAATGCACCCTACACAGGGGCTAATGTGGTGAAAAATCTGGAACAGATCATGAAAGATTACAAGCCCACCATCATTTACTATCCTGATGATGGGGATGACCACCCAGATCACTTTGCTACCAGTGCATTTGTAAGGTATTCTGCTTTAGTTACCAACTATGCTGGAAAAAGTTATACTTACCTGGTTCATAAAGGCACTTCATGGCCTAGTCCATTGAATTACCAGCCCGGCAGAACACTTTACTTCCCTGATGAGCTATCAGTATTGGATGCTGATTGGTATATAACCTCCTTGAATGCTACTGAAGAGTCTGCCAAAGAAAAAGCCATAAAGTCTCACAAATCACAGGTAACTGCACTCAGAGATCTTTTGATGTCATTTGTAAGGACTGATGAAATATTTGCATCGTATCACATGATCGATATCCAGAAGGTATCAGATGCTAATTCCATATTCACCAATTTACCATCCAGTTATTATCAGGATGTTAAAAATGATGATAAAACTGGAGTACTGGAGACTGGAGATGATTTAACCGATGCAGGAGTGGCATATGATGATAATAATGTTTATTTATTCTCTCAGTCACAATCAGTAAAACAGGGACTCGCCTATAACTTCCACCTTCGATTGTTCAATGGAACAGACTTTAAACGGATTGATATACTGGCTAAGAATGGAAAAGCTGAATATCAGGTACTTGCGAAAAACAGTATCAACTCCACTCAGCAGCCCAATGTGACCACTAAAAATAATATCATCGTGATCACCGTACCCCGTGGTATTTTTAATGGAACCAAGTACATGATGGTCAGTACCGATCTGGTAAACCCTCAGACTAATAAATTCCTGGATTATTTATCTTATCGGGTATTCAAATTCCCAGATTCAATATCTTCAGCTGACAACAGCTTAATAGGACAAATATCTTCAGGAATAACCAGTATTTTTGTTACAAACAATCCAGTTATCATTGCCAGTGAACAGATTTCTGGCTCAGGAAGTAGTTCCAAATCTGAAATTGGCACTAATTCTGAACAGTTAGGTATGGTTTCACAGGAAGATTCTGATCAGGTACTGACGGCTGCAAATGCCACTTTTAACTGAATCCAAGTCAGGACTTTAAACTTTTTTTCCATTTTTTTTATTTTTACTGTAATGGACAAAACAGTCATTATTCACAGAAAAAATATATTTAAACTAACATGATTTTTTTATGAAAGCACTGAAATTTGACATTTAATAAGTATGGGATGATTTAATGGGTGAAAATGTTAATTCAAGAAGTACTGTGAAAACTACTGCAGTTAAAAAGAAAAGAGTGATATCTCTGGACGTGTTTCGGGGCCTGGCAGTTGCCTCTATGATATTTGTAAATGCAATGGCATTTTCTGAATTCACACCCGGAATATTTGAACACGCAGCCTGGAATGGTCTAACATTCGCGGATCTTGTTTTCCCGTCGTTCCTATTTATTGTAGGAGTATCAATGGCTTACTCTTTTGCAGCCCGATCAAAGGATTCCAAGCGTGACCTTTGGGGCCATTTCCTTTTCAGGGTAGGGGCTTTATTCACAATTGGTGTTGCTCTAAACTGGTTCACCTCTGATTTTACCATGGTGAGAATACCTGGAGTACTGCAACTTATTGCTCTTGCATCGCTCTGTGCTTCACCAATGGCCCGTTTTAAACCTCGATGGATCCTCCTGGTTGCTGCTATTCTGTTACTGATACATGGATTCATTCTCCTGGGAGTTGGAGCTCCAGGAATACCTGTAGGTACACTGGAAAAAGGGAGTAACATTGATGATTGGATTGATATTCAGGTTTTAACTGTAAACCACACTATTGATGCCAATGGGGATCCAGAAGGTATCTTAAGTATAATTACGGCAACTGCCCTGGTTCTTTTGGGATTATGTGTTGGTAAAACTTTGCAGCTAAGAAAGCATAACCTCAAAACCATTGGTATTCTATTAGTCGGAGGAGTTATTTCTCTCCTGCTGGGATTGGCTTTATCCCAGATTTTACCCATTAACAAACAACTCTGGACTTCCAGTTTTGTACTGGTCTGTGCAGGTATTAGCACGTTGTTTTTAACTATCCTGTTCTGGTACTTGGATATTAAACGACTGCCCAATCTGTTATTCTGGGCAATTCCAATGGGACTCAATGCACTGATAATTTATATATTATCCATTGTCTGCACTATACCCATGAACATTGACTTTTTAACCAACTTTGGAGAAATACCTCTAAGTTTCTATGATGTAACCACCATGTACTTCATGCAGGCCCTGGGTTCATCTGCTGGTATTGTTGCTTATGGGCTGCTGGTGGTTTTAATATGGTTGACAGTAGCCGCAATAATGAACTGGAGGCGTATCTACATTAAATTGTAGTAATTTAACTGTCGTAATCTTTTATTCCCTTTTTTTATTTCTTTTTAATTTTTGATGGGAAAACATTTTTTTAAAATTCAGGGACCATGTACTATTTTAAAAAAATTCATCTTCAAAATAATGATTTATAATTTATTTATAAGTTATTTTCTATTCTGAATGGATTTTTTAGTTTATTCTAGACAGATTTACATTTTATTCTAGATTTTATTCTAGATCGATACCTTCAATTCTAGATAGTTCTATATAGTTCCGATCAAATTGTTTACAAAAATATGTTTTTATTAAATTGATGGAGGAGTCTTTCTGATGGATAATTTTTAAAAAAAGAAATAAGATACTTGATTCGCGCATTCAATAAAAGAGTAAAAAAGAATCTAAAGAGTGTTAAACTGTATTTTAAAGTATTAAACTGTATTTTAAAGTTAAAAGGGTATTTTAAAGAGAGTTTAAATGTAATTTAAAGAGAATTTTAAATAGAAAAAAAGAGAAGAAAGAATTTACGCACTTCTATTCTCTTTTTTCAGGAAGTAGTTGAGCTGATCTTTCAGGATGTCATTGAGGGTATAATCAATTTTACCGCCAATTCCCTGTATCTTTTTGGTGTCAGCTAGTAAGATAGGAACTTCTGCTGGTCGGAACCGGTCAGGGTTGAATTCAATAGTAACTGGGCCCTGATCAGTGTTAACCTGTATACCTTTATCTTCCAGGGTATATTCCAGATGTCCTTCCAGTATTAACTGGTCAATTTTAGTTTTGGGGAATTTGATTCCAAAGATAGAACTGTTGTCCATTTCATTGGGGTCCTGGATCTTTTTATCTCCTTTGAGGGTTTCGATGTTATTCACGTTCCATCCAGCTTCTTCCAATCCCATAAGTATGTAACTGAGGACGGAATTGGTTCTCATTGATCCCTGATTGTACACCTCTCCTGATTGTCCTTTTTCAGCCAGTAAAAGGTATCCCTGAACTATATCTTTAACATGGGACCAGTCACGTAAGGAATTGAGGTTTCCAATAACAATACGATCGGTTTCGCCAGCTTTCAGTTTCATGATCTGGTTGGTAACCACCGAGGTTACGAACATGATCCCTCTTCCAGCTCCTTCGTGATTGAAGGCCCTTGACACCACGGTGTCCAGGCCATAGGAGTGATAATAGTTTCTCATTAAATAATCACCGTATACTTTAGAAACTGCGTATGGTGACATTGGCCTCAGAGGGTTAATTTCTTTAATTGGCACTTCTGGCATTTCTTCAGGTTCTGGGAAGATGGTACCATAATCTTTTTTAGCCTTTTCGTACTGCTCATTGGAAGACAGTACCAGTCCATATTCTTCACTGGATCCGGCAAAAACAGTTTTAGCATCTGATTCGCCCATTCTTACTGCTTCTAAAAGATTCGATGTTCCAATACAGTTTATACTCTGTGTTTCCTGGGAGTTGTCGAAGGATCGTTCGACAAATGACTGGGCTGCCAGATGGAAAATGTAATCCGGTTCTGATTCTTCCAGTGCATTGGTAAGGGATGTAGTATCAGTAAGGTCACCTTCAACACGGGTTAGTTCTCTGGCAATTCCTCGGTCAATAATATTTTTAGCTATTGTACCATCAGCTCTCCTTCTTACCAGTCCGTAAACATTGGCTTCATTATTGATAAGCTCTTTAGCAAGATAAGAGCCGGCGAATCCGCCTACACCTGTTATAAGCACATTTTTGTTTTTCCAATTCATTTGAATTCCTCTAATATTCCTATTACATAAGAAAATGACTTTAATAAAACATAAGATTATGATTTTAATAAAACATAAGAAAATCACTTTTTATAAAACCATATCAATCCTATCTTCTATTGGGTCTTCAATGATTTAAATCATATCATTGTAGTTTTAAATTTAATATTTTAAAGTTTAGAGTTTTGATTTTTGTAAATTGTTCATCTATTGTTTAAATATTTTATCCAAAAATACTGCTACCTTGAAAAAGATGTTTTGGTGGTCTACTTTAATAGAATCTTCTATTAGGATCTATGTGCAGTGATTTACACTCTTTGATATATGACAACCACTCCAAATGACTTGATAATCTTGTAACTTTCAAGGTCCGGATGATTCTGACTGGTGGAATCAATAAAGTAATCCACACCATTTGACTTAAGATAATCATTGAATTCGCTGGTGGTGTTATACAATCGGGGATAAGCTCCTAAAATATCCATTTTCAGGTACCATCCCATTGCATTGGGATAATCAGACCTTATGTTTTTATGTTGGTAATCGGGATCATAGTCAGTTAACCAGTTACTTGCACTGGCAATGTCTAGAGTGAATGTTTTTTTCGGCGCATGACCCGTGTAGGTTGCTGTAGCCGAAAATAATAGTATAAGTGCAACTATTATCCAAATTCCACATTTTTTGGGACTGGAAATGTTTATATCTGGTCTTATACTGTGAATAAAAATAATAAATTCGCTTAAACCAAGGATCATGAAATATATCATTGCCGGGGCCATGGTAATGAAGTATCTATCAACTTTAAATGGTAAAATGCTGTGAAAAATCAGAAAAGCAGCAAACCATGATAAGAACATGAAATCTAAACCAGCTCTACTATTCATTGGAGTGTTTTTTCCAGTAAACAGGAACCTGTAAATGGTGTACAGTGTGGAAAATAGCAGAATCTCGCTGATAATTAGGGATTGATAATAGAAACTGATAATGAATCCAACAGTCAGTACGGTTATCAATATGGATTTCAACAGAACCGCTTTTGAAGCTTTAAGATCAACCTCTTCAAATCTTGATTTGACGCCATTGTAAATGTAAATTAAAAGTCCAACTACAATAATTATTGCAATCAGGTATGATATTATTGATGGAACTCCTAAAGATGGATTTAATATCTGCTGATATGTACCCTGAAGAGGACCAATAGAAATATAATTAAGTAAATTCTGTAGATAGTACAGATTATTGGGGTTGTACGCAACATCACCGGCTCCGGTTGAGGTGGCAGTTGCCACTGCAAATATCAAGTTTAATATGGAGGCACCAGCACCCATTTTCACAAAAAAATAGAGAACACCAACAATCAGAACTCCGAATTCTATTAAGATACTTGCTACGATTTTTTTAAAAGTTTCAATCCTTCTAAAATCATCTAAATTAATCAGAATGTAAAAACACAGGGGTATAATTATTAATCCGGATGTATACCTAGCCATCATGGCAATTATCAAAGTGGGCAGAACCAGGTACAGGAGGCGTGAATCTCTTTTCAAACCAGCAACTAGGAAATAAACAGCCCATACTGAGAAAACGACACCAGGAATATCAATCCCGCCACTTACAATCCAGGATGATATTACAGGAAGGGATATGAAAAATATGCTTCCAGTGAAGCTTTGGATTGGATTAAAACGTTCCTTCAAAAGGAAATAGAACCCAATTACTCCAATTAAAAATATAAAACCACTTACAATGAAAACGGCATTGACTGAGACATAACCCAATCGAAAGATAAATGATGTTAAAATGGGAATCAGAGGTGGCAAAAATAGGGAAACACTTCCACCTCCTATTCCTGCAAAGTAAAGGGCATTGTTCAAGTAGTTAAAAACATCCCAGTAAGGAACACCAATTCGCATCTGGATACTAATAATGTAAGCTATTACGCCCAGTGTGATTAAAATCAGTAAAAACAGAGGATTATCACATATCTGCAGCAGGCCTCTTGAGATTATGTTACCTTTTTTCTTATCCTCATCCAAATTAATCACCAGAAAATAGTACTGTAACATGTATTTACTTTATTAAGACTTTAAAATACCATTTTTAATGTTAATGGTTGTTAGTTAATCTGGTTGTTAATTTTTATAGGAAAATAGATTTTTCCTAAAAATTATAAAATAGATCACTGATCTAGTTCCAGTTTCTAATTAAATTCACTCAAATAAAAACATGGGCTTAAGGATCATTTTACTGATCAGTGTCCACATTTTACTGATCAGTATCCATAAACCAGTTAACAGTTTCTGTTAATTCATCCATAAAATTGTTGGAAGGTTCAAATCCTAGTGATCTGGCTTTGGAAACTTCCGCCAGGGAGTGTTTAACATCACCCGGTCGGGGGTCCGCATAAACTGGAGCTATATCTTTTCCCATACTCTGATTGATTATTCCTACCAGCTGGTTAATGGTAGTATTTTTACCAGTGGCCACGTTAAATGATCCAGTTTCCCTGGACTGGCAAGCTTTTAAATTGGCCTCTACGATCTGTTTAACATAAATAAAGTCTCTACTCTGCTGGCCGTCGCCAAATATAACTGGTGGTTCATTTTTCAACATTGAACTTACGAAGTGAGGAATCACCGATGCATACTGAGAATTAGGATCCTGCCGGGGGCCGAAAACATTGAAGTAACGTAGGGATACTGTCGGTAACTGGTAAATATCGCTGAATAACTGACAGTACATTTCTCCAGTAGCTTTGCTCAGGGCATAGGGAGATATGAATTTCAGGGGAGTGTTTTCTGAGAGAGGGAATTCTGTACTATCTCCGTAAACTGCGGCCGAAGATGCGAAAACAACTTTTTTCACACCACTATCTCTTGCTCCCATAAGAACCTTCAAAGTTCCAGTTACATTTATTAAATCACATTTTAATGGATCTGCAACACTGGCAGGGACACTGGCCATGGCGGCATGATGAAAAACATAGTCACATCCTTCAAAACTTTTTTCAAGATC belongs to uncultured Methanobacterium sp. and includes:
- a CDS encoding GDP-mannose 4,6-dehydratase; protein product: MNWKNKNVLITGVGGFAGSYLAKELINNEANVYGLVRRRADGTIAKNIIDRGIARELTRVEGDLTDTTSLTNALEESEPDYIFHLAAQSFVERSFDNSQETQSINCIGTSNLLEAVRMGESDAKTVFAGSSEEYGLVLSSNEQYEKAKKDYGTIFPEPEEMPEVPIKEINPLRPMSPYAVSKVYGDYLMRNYYHSYGLDTVVSRAFNHEGAGRGIMFVTSVVTNQIMKLKAGETDRIVIGNLNSLRDWSHVKDIVQGYLLLAEKGQSGEVYNQGSMRTNSVLSYILMGLEEAGWNVNNIETLKGDKKIQDPNEMDNSSIFGIKFPKTKIDQLILEGHLEYTLEDKGIQVNTDQGPVTIEFNPDRFRPAEVPILLADTKKIQGIGGKIDYTLNDILKDQLNYFLKKENRSA
- a CDS encoding DUF2109 domain-containing protein, whose translation is MLIEILGIIVVLMALRTLVAQNRSERLLYLNVIGFSMSAIIALYIQTPFGAIIAITFFITSTLSSNAIAYSLGRVKEEIMVK
- a CDS encoding PIG-L family deacetylase → MLDNDDSKFKLTKGIVIIIIVSILGIGALFYMYTIYSEKAQYSTLPEISSSDRILIVSPHPDDESLGTGGIIKKALEKNATVEVVMMTTGDALKSEEFQAYLKATNNTGYKGTIGDLRHTEAINAVTALGLSSNNLIFLGYPDGSLKNLLETNWDTPYKRTSGSNQYDHSPYNFTYEKNAPYTGANVVKNLEQIMKDYKPTIIYYPDDGDDHPDHFATSAFVRYSALVTNYAGKSYTYLVHKGTSWPSPLNYQPGRTLYFPDELSVLDADWYITSLNATEESAKEKAIKSHKSQVTALRDLLMSFVRTDEIFASYHMIDIQKVSDANSIFTNLPSSYYQDVKNDDKTGVLETGDDLTDAGVAYDDNNVYLFSQSQSVKQGLAYNFHLRLFNGTDFKRIDILAKNGKAEYQVLAKNSINSTQQPNVTTKNNIIVITVPRGIFNGTKYMMVSTDLVNPQTNKFLDYLSYRVFKFPDSISSADNSLIGQISSGITSIFVTNNPVIIASEQISGSGSSSKSEIGTNSEQLGMVSQEDSDQVLTAANATFN
- a CDS encoding glycosyltransferase family 39 protein; its protein translation is MDEDKKKGNIISRGLLQICDNPLFLLILITLGVIAYIISIQMRIGVPYWDVFNYLNNALYFAGIGGGSVSLFLPPLIPILTSFIFRLGYVSVNAVFIVSGFIFLIGVIGFYFLLKERFNPIQSFTGSIFFISLPVISSWIVSGGIDIPGVVFSVWAVYFLVAGLKRDSRLLYLVLPTLIIAMMARYTSGLIIIPLCFYILINLDDFRRIETFKKIVASILIEFGVLIVGVLYFFVKMGAGASILNLIFAVATATSTGAGDVAYNPNNLYYLQNLLNYISIGPLQGTYQQILNPSLGVPSIISYLIAIIIVVGLLIYIYNGVKSRFEEVDLKASKAVLLKSILITVLTVGFIISFYYQSLIISEILLFSTLYTIYRFLFTGKNTPMNSRAGLDFMFLSWFAAFLIFHSILPFKVDRYFITMAPAMIYFMILGLSEFIIFIHSIRPDINISSPKKCGIWIIVALILLFSATATYTGHAPKKTFTLDIASASNWLTDYDPDYQHKNIRSDYPNAMGWYLKMDILGAYPRLYNTTSEFNDYLKSNGVDYFIDSTSQNHPDLESYKIIKSFGVVVIYQRV
- a CDS encoding SDR family oxidoreductase, which gives rise to MKNKKVAVTGGLGFIGSHLVEELCQDNEVVIVDNESTGSIKNIDHLEFDNISLDLGDITEIDLEKSFEGCDYVFHHAAMASVPASVADPLKCDLINVTGTLKVLMGARDSGVKKVVFASSAAVYGDSTEFPLSENTPLKFISPYALSKATGEMYCQLFSDIYQLPTVSLRYFNVFGPRQDPNSQYASVIPHFVSSMLKNEPPVIFGDGQQSRDFIYVKQIVEANLKACQSRETGSFNVATGKNTTINQLVGIINQSMGKDIAPVYADPRPGDVKHSLAEVSKARSLGFEPSNNFMDELTETVNWFMDTDQ
- a CDS encoding heparan-alpha-glucosaminide N-acetyltransferase domain-containing protein, whose product is MGENVNSRSTVKTTAVKKKRVISLDVFRGLAVASMIFVNAMAFSEFTPGIFEHAAWNGLTFADLVFPSFLFIVGVSMAYSFAARSKDSKRDLWGHFLFRVGALFTIGVALNWFTSDFTMVRIPGVLQLIALASLCASPMARFKPRWILLVAAILLLIHGFILLGVGAPGIPVGTLEKGSNIDDWIDIQVLTVNHTIDANGDPEGILSIITATALVLLGLCVGKTLQLRKHNLKTIGILLVGGVISLLLGLALSQILPINKQLWTSSFVLVCAGISTLFLTILFWYLDIKRLPNLLFWAIPMGLNALIIYILSIVCTIPMNIDFLTNFGEIPLSFYDVTTMYFMQALGSSAGIVAYGLLVVLIWLTVAAIMNWRRIYIKL
- a CDS encoding energy-converting hydrogenase A subunit A EhaA, producing the protein MIIHANVFSYVIALAAALILSLVLRLPLLPERPMRQSWTISAVFPTAILAIGFYAMVYELGYQGYIVALITGIITALFAKFILEKVVPLPESDNQEEESHE